A genomic region of Homalodisca vitripennis isolate AUS2020 chromosome 5, UT_GWSS_2.1, whole genome shotgun sequence contains the following coding sequences:
- the LOC124362251 gene encoding uncharacterized protein LOC124362251: protein MPHLKKKPRKLKPLIYEMTKRKENWRALNDPLEHPLKLPMELQAELVKEVVDEVSYQHLALILGFPVPEIPGSEEQSATSVDTIIPFRRPRKFVPETVDGLKLSVRSSGTADSELSPHDGASKTPSLLSYETETEFSSEQSETQTSSEESSEAQSEFVEVEVDFPADRELISKHKAILKFLGLPEAEAATWRVKETKDVSELSEMTLEEQGDFLINKIAVDFCEWLRELGGSEKSFINEEILKELFQIGMDNPASRALCIKRKEKMVLYYKLAEFLRVPKKSFQEVLSLHLKWDAKMEKIQPKVKAFGKGLPKNLQFKNTKQQNS, encoded by the exons ATGCcgcatttaaaaaagaaaccacgaaaattaaaacctttaatataTGAGATGACTAAAAGGAAAGAAAATTGGAGAGCCTTAAATGATCCCTTAGAACACCCTTTGAAACtt CCAATGGAACTTCAGGCTGAACTCGTGAAGGAAGTGGTGGACGAAGTTTCCTACCAACATCTGGCATTGATACTGGGCTTCCCTGTGCCAGAAATCCCTGGATCAGAAGAACAAAGTGCCACCTCGGTGGATACTATTATCCCATTTAGACGACCTCGAAAGTTCGTTCCAGAGACTGTGGATggtttaaag CTGTCTGTCAGGAGCTCAGGGACAGCAGATTCAGAATTATCTCCACATGATGGGGCTTCCAAAACCCCGTCACTGCTCTCTTACGAAACTGAAACCGAATTTTCATCTGAGCAGTCAGAAACTCAGACATCCTCAGAAGAATCTTCTGAAGCTCAGTCTGAATTTGTAGAAGTGGAGGTGGATTT TCCTGCTGACCGAGAGTTGATATCAAAGCACAAAGCCATACTCAAGTTTCTGGGATTGCCAGAAGCTGAAGCTGCCACTTGGAGAGTTAAGGAGACCAAGGATGTCAGTGAGCTCAGTGAAATGACTCTAGAGGAACAGGGAGATTTCCTTATTAACAAG ATTGCTGTGGATTTCTGTGAATGGCTGAGAGAGCTGGGAGGAAGTGAGAAATCCTTTATTAATGAGGAAATCTTAAAAGAGTTATTCCAAATTGGTATGGACAACCCTGCATCACGTGCTCTCTGCATCAAACGTAAAGAGAAGATGGTCCTCTATTACAAGCTAGCAGAGTTCCTCAGAGTTCCAAAG AAATCTTTCCAAGAAGTGTTATCTTTACACCTGAAGTGGGATGCCAAAATGGAAAAAATACAACCCAAAGTAAAGGCATTTGGAAAAGGGCTACCAAAGAACTTGCAGTTTAAAAACACCAAACAACAAAACAGCTGA